One window of the Spirochaetota bacterium genome contains the following:
- the mnmA gene encoding tRNA 2-thiouridine(34) synthase MnmA: protein MRIAVAMSGGVDSSAAAALLREAGHDVYGITAKILLCADMDGCEPRFDVCCSPESIRDAKEVAHRLGFPHTVLDVEEDFSREVIDPFCTEYLRGRTPSPCIHCNARIKFKSLLEFARSIGCEKLATGHYARTGMSPEGRAFVSAGADPAKDQSYFLFSLSQEILKDVLFPLGELRKADIRAIALRHNLCVADKPESQEICFVLDNDYPRYIERRTGIVPPPGDIVDSAGKKIGTHRGIHRYTIGQRRGLGISSPEPLYVTGIDSARNIVIAGPREELNRIGLVAGDVSHMKLESLDGIDAFVKTRSTQKPFPARLTETPEGIRAVFIEPHTGISPGQAAVFYSAEGDVLGGGWILSAF from the coding sequence ATGCGTATCGCGGTTGCCATGAGCGGCGGCGTGGATTCCTCGGCAGCGGCGGCATTGCTCAGGGAAGCGGGTCACGATGTCTACGGCATCACCGCCAAGATATTGCTCTGCGCCGACATGGACGGGTGCGAGCCCCGCTTCGACGTGTGCTGTTCGCCGGAAAGCATCCGGGACGCGAAGGAGGTCGCGCACCGCCTGGGCTTCCCCCACACGGTGCTCGACGTCGAGGAGGATTTCTCGCGCGAGGTGATCGATCCCTTCTGCACCGAGTACCTTCGCGGCCGGACCCCGAGCCCCTGCATCCACTGCAACGCGCGCATCAAGTTCAAGAGCCTCCTGGAGTTTGCGCGCTCAATAGGCTGCGAGAAGCTCGCGACCGGCCATTACGCGCGCACCGGGATGAGCCCGGAAGGCCGCGCCTTCGTCTCGGCCGGCGCGGACCCTGCAAAGGACCAGTCCTACTTCCTGTTTTCACTGTCCCAGGAAATACTCAAGGACGTGCTGTTCCCCCTGGGGGAGCTTCGCAAGGCCGACATCCGCGCGATCGCGCTCCGACACAATCTCTGCGTCGCCGACAAGCCGGAGAGCCAGGAGATATGCTTCGTGCTGGACAACGATTACCCGCGCTACATAGAACGGCGCACCGGAATCGTCCCCCCTCCCGGCGACATCGTCGATTCCGCCGGAAAGAAAATCGGAACTCACCGCGGCATCCATCGCTATACGATCGGGCAGCGGCGCGGGCTGGGAATATCCTCACCCGAGCCCCTCTACGTGACCGGCATCGACAGCGCGCGCAACATCGTCATCGCGGGTCCCCGGGAGGAACTGAACCGGATCGGCCTGGTCGCCGGGGACGTCTCGCATATGAAGCTAGAATCCCTGGACGGAATCGATGCCTTCGTCAAGACGCGCTCCACCCAGAAGCCCTTTCCCGCACGCCTTACGGAGACGCCCGAGGGAATAAGGGCAGTGTTCATCGAACCGCATACGGGCATCTCGCCCGGGCAGGCCGCGGTATTTTATTCGGCGGAGGGCGACGTGCTGGGCGGGGGCTGGATCCTGAGCGCGTTTTAG
- the nadA gene encoding quinolinate synthase NadA codes for MTDEQLAAQIKELAREKNAIILAHNYQRDEVQAIAHHTGDSLELARIAASNNANIIVFCGVHFMAESASMLAPMKKVLLPDPDAGCPMADMAEPADLAAMRAERPDATVVTYINSSAAVKALSDVCCTSANAQLIVDRVEGDKIIFVPDKNLGSWVQRFTKKEIIPWKGFCPTHEKFSAEDLAAVKREHPGALVMVHPECRPEVADMADQVLSTGGMVKFVQTVHGKKIIVGTETGMLYKLKSVAPDNEYILAGKSFICPNMKKITLPKILRALETETPVITVPAYIAEKAVRCLERMLELSR; via the coding sequence GTGACGGACGAACAGCTCGCGGCGCAGATAAAGGAGCTCGCGCGCGAAAAAAACGCGATCATACTCGCGCACAATTACCAGCGCGACGAGGTGCAGGCGATCGCCCATCACACCGGCGATTCGCTGGAGCTCGCGCGGATCGCCGCCTCCAACAACGCAAATATCATCGTCTTCTGCGGGGTGCACTTCATGGCGGAATCGGCGTCAATGCTCGCGCCCATGAAGAAGGTGCTCCTCCCCGACCCGGACGCCGGCTGCCCCATGGCGGACATGGCCGAACCGGCCGACCTCGCGGCGATGCGCGCGGAGCGCCCGGACGCGACGGTCGTCACCTACATCAATTCGAGCGCCGCGGTGAAGGCCCTGTCGGACGTGTGCTGCACCTCGGCGAACGCGCAGCTGATCGTGGACCGCGTCGAGGGGGATAAAATCATCTTCGTGCCGGACAAGAACCTGGGGAGCTGGGTGCAGCGCTTCACGAAAAAGGAGATCATCCCGTGGAAGGGCTTCTGTCCCACGCACGAGAAATTTTCGGCCGAAGACCTCGCCGCGGTGAAACGGGAGCATCCCGGGGCTCTCGTGATGGTGCATCCCGAGTGCAGGCCGGAGGTGGCGGATATGGCCGACCAGGTGCTTTCCACCGGCGGCATGGTGAAATTCGTACAGACGGTGCACGGGAAAAAGATAATCGTGGGGACCGAGACAGGAATGCTCTATAAGCTCAAATCCGTCGCGCCCGACAACGAGTACATCCTGGCGGGGAAATCGTTTATCTGCCCCAATATGAAAAAGATCACGCTTCCCAAGATTTTACGCGCCCTGGAGACCGAGACGCCGGTAATCACCGTGCCGGC